A region of Candidatus Liberibacter africanus PTSAPSY DNA encodes the following proteins:
- a CDS encoding amino acid ABC transporter substrate-binding protein, with the protein MYRDFFIGILCLTILSCTSFSANANVLQEIKKRGFLKCGINTGLIGFSEIKANGEWKGFDVDFCKALSSAIFDDPSKIHYLPLNAKERFISLQSKQIDILSRNTDWTLLRETALGLAFRPITYFDGQGFIMYKKEGISSVKQLSGSSICVQAGTTTELTLADYFKAHNMTYNPIVFERVEEIDAAYRAHRCDAYTGDQSALYALKLTTDKPSEHIILPEIISKSPLAPAIIQGDSEWYNVVSWTHYAMVTAEEFGITKKNIDQIRRDTINPDIQRFLGVDKNGNIGESLGLTKDWAYRIIKHMGNYGEVFDRNLGKDSILKIPRGYNSLWSKGGLIYAPPIR; encoded by the coding sequence GTGTACAGAGATTTTTTTATCGGTATTCTTTGCTTGACCATTCTATCTTGTACAAGCTTCTCTGCTAATGCCAATGTCTTGCAAGAAATAAAAAAAAGAGGTTTCTTGAAATGTGGAATTAATACCGGCCTTATAGGTTTTTCAGAAATTAAAGCAAATGGAGAATGGAAAGGATTTGATGTTGATTTTTGTAAAGCTTTATCCTCTGCAATTTTTGATGATCCTTCTAAAATCCACTATCTCCCTTTGAACGCAAAAGAACGTTTTATCTCTTTACAGTCAAAACAAATCGACATACTAAGTCGCAATACAGATTGGACCTTACTCCGCGAAACTGCGCTTGGTCTTGCTTTTCGTCCCATCACATATTTTGATGGACAAGGGTTTATCATGTATAAAAAGGAAGGAATTTCTTCAGTAAAACAACTATCTGGATCTTCTATTTGCGTCCAAGCAGGAACGACGACAGAACTCACTCTTGCAGATTATTTTAAAGCGCATAATATGACATATAATCCAATAGTATTTGAGCGTGTTGAAGAAATTGACGCGGCTTATCGTGCTCATCGCTGTGATGCCTATACGGGAGATCAATCGGCTTTATATGCTTTAAAGCTTACCACTGATAAGCCAAGTGAACACATAATTTTACCAGAAATCATTTCTAAATCTCCTCTTGCCCCTGCTATTATACAAGGTGATAGCGAATGGTATAACGTTGTTTCGTGGACTCATTATGCCATGGTAACAGCAGAAGAATTTGGCATTACCAAAAAGAACATTGATCAAATACGTCGTGATACTATTAATCCAGATATACAACGTTTTCTTGGAGTGGATAAAAATGGCAATATAGGAGAGAGTCTTGGCCTCACAAAAGATTGGGCTTATAGAATTATTAAACATATGGGAAATTATGGTGAAGTCTTTGATCGCAATCTTGGGAAAGATTCCATATTAAAGATTCCACGTGGATATAATTCCTTATGGTCCAAGGGTGGATTAATATATGCTCCACCTATCCGTTGA
- a CDS encoding FAD-dependent monooxygenase yields the protein MSPKEFCHLKDPPFVAIVGAGISGLTLANSLASCGIQSCVFEKRDQWYDRGFGIQISPNASRILKKIGVLDQLEDVWIEPKDFVFRSGSSLKELSRFSCKDYSRNNWGGVYGVVKRNTLHNILLKNLQKQSLAKLHLSTRINHLNCTQISNIHNKKPDLIVGADGLNSSIRQYVDQKPITFSGHVALRCLISQNDAPEFIDLQSVNVFFGPDSHLVTYPLREDNTINMVFISDKHTLNDISLFKKTANKKWFLKHLTNWHDEIIQLILKTNNAHIYPLFECICKRWHNNKDTVLIGDAAHTFLPFTAQGANIAIEDSYVLSRLISTKTISQAIVTYQKTRTARVKRIYYRKKLNQLFFHMHKPASLFRDTYLRLGINKPLHQSLDWIYKYNCI from the coding sequence ATGTCACCAAAGGAATTTTGTCATTTAAAAGATCCACCATTTGTAGCGATAGTCGGAGCAGGAATATCTGGGTTAACTCTCGCTAACTCTCTCGCTAGTTGTGGAATACAATCTTGTGTTTTTGAAAAAAGGGATCAATGGTATGACAGAGGATTTGGTATACAAATATCCCCCAATGCTTCACGCATACTTAAAAAAATCGGCGTCTTAGATCAATTAGAAGATGTCTGGATTGAGCCAAAAGATTTTGTTTTTCGTTCTGGATCTAGCCTTAAAGAATTGAGCCGGTTCTCTTGCAAGGACTACTCACGCAATAATTGGGGTGGAGTCTATGGAGTAGTAAAGCGAAACACATTACACAATATACTTTTAAAAAATCTCCAAAAACAATCTTTAGCAAAATTACATTTATCAACTCGAATCAACCATCTAAACTGCACTCAAATATCTAATATACACAACAAAAAACCTGATCTAATAGTAGGTGCTGACGGATTGAATTCCAGTATACGACAATATGTAGACCAAAAACCTATAACATTTTCAGGACATGTTGCCTTACGTTGTCTGATTTCACAAAATGATGCCCCTGAATTTATTGATCTTCAATCAGTGAATGTGTTTTTCGGACCAGATTCCCATCTAGTAACCTATCCATTGCGCGAAGATAATACAATTAACATGGTTTTCATCAGCGATAAGCATACCTTAAATGATATCTCTTTATTTAAAAAAACTGCCAATAAAAAATGGTTTTTAAAGCATTTAACCAATTGGCATGACGAAATAATCCAGCTTATTTTAAAAACAAATAATGCTCATATTTACCCTTTATTTGAATGTATATGTAAGCGTTGGCATAATAATAAAGATACTGTTTTAATCGGTGATGCAGCACATACATTTTTACCTTTTACCGCTCAAGGAGCTAATATAGCAATAGAAGATTCTTATGTTTTATCACGACTTATCAGCACCAAGACAATATCTCAAGCTATTGTTACTTATCAGAAAACACGCACTGCACGAGTGAAGAGAATATACTATCGTAAAAAATTAAATCAGTTATTCTTCCACATGCATAAACCAGCTAGCCTCTTTAGAGACACCTATCTTCGCTTAGGTATTAACAAACCATTGCACCAAAGTTTAGACTGGATATACAAATATAACTGTATCTAA
- a CDS encoding zinc-finger domain-containing protein: protein MAHTPTSHFQNDQGHPSIKIGVKRFMCVGASFPLDHPHVFINMGEENEKYCPYCSTLYKFDSSLNSEETFPVGCFLSTH from the coding sequence ATGGCTCATACTCCTACCTCTCATTTCCAAAATGATCAAGGACATCCCAGCATCAAGATAGGCGTTAAAAGGTTTATGTGTGTCGGGGCGTCATTTCCTTTGGATCATCCCCATGTTTTTATCAATATGGGAGAAGAAAACGAAAAATATTGCCCTTACTGCTCAACACTTTATAAGTTTGATTCTTCCCTTAATTCAGAAGAGACATTCCCCGTAGGATGCTTTCTGTCGACTCATTAA
- a CDS encoding alpha/beta fold hydrolase, whose amino-acid sequence MINKVNFFSSWRKFQLAFCDVGDKNAPVVMLIHGFTSSFRINWLSTGWITLLSDQGFRVVAIDNLGHGNSDKPYDCNDYRLVLMAEDVVSLLEHLNISKAHIMGYSMGARIACSMVLSYPSYVRSVVLGGVGSGLYESSVDWQPVINSFSLPSIDDVQSPLGRKFRKFAESVPGNDLQALSSCLSMTRKLFCKYDLSRIDVPVLIAVGSKDDIAGSPQDLMSLIPSSQHLNINDRDHMLAVGDKQFKAGVVEFYTKIRYR is encoded by the coding sequence GTGATTAATAAGGTTAATTTTTTTAGTTCTTGGAGAAAATTCCAATTAGCGTTTTGTGATGTAGGAGATAAAAATGCTCCTGTGGTCATGCTCATTCATGGTTTCACGTCTTCCTTCCGGATTAACTGGTTATCTACAGGTTGGATAACACTGTTAAGTGATCAGGGTTTTCGAGTTGTTGCTATTGATAATTTAGGTCATGGTAATAGTGATAAGCCATATGATTGCAATGATTATCGTCTTGTTTTAATGGCGGAAGATGTTGTTTCTCTTCTAGAGCATCTAAATATCAGTAAAGCGCATATCATGGGATATTCGATGGGTGCGCGCATAGCATGCTCTATGGTGTTGTCTTATCCATCTTATGTGCGCTCTGTTGTTTTGGGTGGAGTAGGAAGTGGTTTATATGAATCATCTGTTGATTGGCAGCCTGTTATAAACTCTTTTTCTCTTCCATCTATTGATGATGTACAATCTCCTTTAGGAAGAAAATTTAGAAAATTTGCCGAAAGTGTTCCTGGCAATGATCTACAAGCACTTTCTTCATGTCTTTCAATGACGAGAAAGCTCTTTTGTAAATATGATTTAAGTCGCATTGATGTTCCGGTATTAATTGCGGTTGGATCTAAAGATGATATAGCGGGTTCTCCGCAAGATTTGATGTCATTGATACCATCTAGTCAACATTTAAATATTAACGATAGAGATCATATGCTAGCAGTTGGTGATAAGCAGTTTAAGGCAGGGGTTGTAGAATTTTATACAAAAATAAGATATAGATAA
- a CDS encoding DUF3126 family protein yields MLSDEIKKLERYLQKMFGSGIYVQSRNNQSDSVEVLMNSEFIGLIYRNDDEGEVSYHFDMSILEGDL; encoded by the coding sequence ATGCTTTCTGATGAAATTAAAAAACTAGAAAGGTATCTTCAAAAGATGTTTGGTTCTGGTATTTATGTCCAATCACGGAATAATCAATCGGATTCGGTGGAAGTTTTGATGAATTCTGAATTTATTGGTCTCATTTATCGTAATGATGATGAAGGAGAAGTTTCATACCATTTTGATATGTCTATTCTAGAAGGTGATCTTTGA